The Vitis vinifera cultivar Pinot Noir 40024 chromosome 1, ASM3070453v1 DNA segment gCATGGTCTTCTCTTTAATGattgataaatatttatatataaataaagtttattttcCATTATAATTTAGATTAGTCGAGTCTTGTTTTCTACTCAAATTCAAACTTCACATTTTGTTATAATTTAAtctaataataattgttttcaCAAGACAAGCTGAAGTTATCCATTAAAATACAACTTTTAattaatagtttaaaaaataagataaatttgaaaataattttaaaatttaataagtatatatatttttaaatagcatttttttttttaaattgccaAATCTATGCTCAGAAAAGATCCACAAAAGTTGATCAACAAAAGATACCGAACAGGAAGTAGATGATAatccattattttcttctttattaaagtTTGACAACCCAATCTGAATTCATTAACGTGAAAAGCAGTGTTGTATGCTCATTTTCAATGAACCTTGTCAACATGCACGTCAAAAACAATGATTTATTAACTACGTACATGTAGAAttccatgggaaaaaaaaaaatacaattaaggCCTTGGGAGATGAATAAAAGCTTAacctaaaattcaaaattctcaaaaccATGTTTTTTCACACCAAAATGTTTCATCCAGCCAACCTAAGACCGATTGAATCCTCCCTCTAAAGCACATTGCCCAAGATTACAGGCAACGTAGTAATTACCTAAGCAAGTACGTCAGAATCATAGCAATTTTTACCAAAGTGGGTATCGGGAAGGAGCTTTGCCTAATTCATTCTTCGACAAGGTTATCTACTTCCTCTCGTCACTGCCTTCTGTTTGAATCATTTGTAGTTAGTTTTATCAATCCAGCTAGTGTTATTATCAGAAAAACATGGCTCTAACTGCTAAAGTGGAGACTGAAACAGAGATCAAAGCACCTGCTGATAAGTTCTTTAAACTCTTCAGGAGCCAAGCACACCACCTTCCTAATATCTGCTCCGATAAAATACACAAAATCGAGGTACATGAAGGTGACTGGGAGACTCAGGGCTCCGTCAAGCATTGGAGTTACACCATTGGTATGACATGCAACTCAAACTAAGAACCCCAAAACACTAGCGTTATATTctgttaattaaaataatttttgatgtttttgtttcatttcattgttgttttcttctcctttcaatTATTCTTTTAGAATAATAAACGCATGCGtctttgtacattttttttcttgcaaatAAGTGATCGGGTCTGGGCCGCTAGTGACTATGATGGTTCTTAGTAATGTACATGACATCTAATAATAGCTTCAACATATTCCAATTATGTTTAACCTCACATTTTGGTTTTAACTAGGTGGGAATTCTCAGAGTATTAAAGAGACTGTGGAATCAATAGATGAAGAAAACAGGTCCATCACGTTCAAGGTTTTGGATGGGGAGGTGCTGAAAGAATACAAGAGCTACAAGTTCACCGCACAAGCGATACCAAAGGGGGAGGGCAGCTTGGTGATATGGACCATCGAATATGAGAAGGCAAGTGAGGGTGGCCCAGATCCCCATAACTACCTAGAGTTTGCAGTTAATATCACCAAAGATATCGAAAGTCACCTTCTCAATGCATAACACCAAGGTCATATCTACCCTTTGCTAGTATCTCGCTCGTAAATAAAGTTTGGACCTTGGAAGTCCATCTACGTACGATCTCTATCTTTCAATAAACGCAAATTCCAGGTGTGGACTTGGTGATTAATGCCGAGAAGATAAACTAGGTTTGCCTTGGTTATTTGTGCAATAATATTAGTGCATGAGTGTGATTGATTGTATGCTATCTTGTCCGGGAGTTGCTTTGTGTCTTTTGTAATGGGATTACTACATGTAATGTGAAGACTATATGATGCATGGGGAAATAAATTAAGTGAAAACTTCCATGGGCTCCATCATGAGGAGCCTTTGAGTAAGTCCACAAGCCTACATTCTTGCATTCTAGTCACATGTGTCAAAATCAGTCTCTACAAATTAAAGTCTTATTCATTGAAAGGGCAAAATCCCACTTTACACATAATCTAAATAATTTAACTAAAATCTAATAAGTATATCTCTCTTTATATGTATGTACCATCCCAACTTTTAAATTTAGGgatatttatgtaatttaaaattttaaaaagaatattttagggATATTTACAaagataaatgaaataattttggtTCTGATAACCAttatctttctctcattttgaTTTCTCTGTGttatacaaaaaatgaaaagataaactagagagaaaaaaattatacaatggTTTGTAGAGAACTTTGATTCGAAAAGttagaaaattctaaaattcaCCCACTATCTTTGATATCATTTTGGTTTCTCCgcattatcaaaaaataaaggaCAAAAATAAACTGGGgaaaaaactatacaaagttcTCGGAGAACTTCGATTTGAAGAgttaaaaaagaagaattttttgcatttgttttattttaaaattcaaggtAAGTTCTTCACATGTAATTTCTCTCTGGATTtctattatatattaattatgagGATagtagaataataataataataataataataaacaaaaactaGTTATTAGTGACCTTGATCAATAGAGGAATTGTGAACCTTTATTATCTTTGTTCGGAGTAGTTAACGATGCGATGTAATGTTAGCCAATAAAGATGTTATTAGCCTTGATATacattgatttaaaaatatccTTTTAAAACTAGTTATTAGTGACCTTGGTCAACAGAGAGGATAAGTTGTCAACCTTTATTACCCTTGTTAGGAGTAGTGCACGATGTAATGTAACCTTAGTCATTGAGGATGTTATTAGTCTTTGATATATCATTGATTGAAAATTGTCTTGTCCACCAATAAGAAGAAAGAAGGCTAGCCACCAAGTACTAGTCTTAGTATTTTGGCACAATATTATTACTAGCGAGTCAAAGTGAAATATTTGctaataaaacttttttaatatgaattgaGTATGCAAaatgtattatttaattctatctttaaattgaaagtgcttaatttttcaaaaacaatgaATTTGATTATTGAATCAAATGAGTTTACATGCTCATGGGCTTTTATAAAGATGtggtattttccaaaattttatcatatataataattgatCTTCCTTACACTAACTTTTATCATTGAGCCATTGAGTTCACTTTTCTCTTTATTCTCCTTTTcaattatatatgatataagGAGGGATGAGAtaagaaaagtatttttattagaaacaactttggaattgatttatttttaagattatttatCAGATTGAATTCAATTATAATTTCTAAACttcttttttaagaatttgagaaaattaaattaattattgagatattttaattagttttaaatttgttaCTTAAAGTCGTTCACATGTTGGATTCTAATATTTGATACGTGAAACTAGCATGAAGGGCTTGACCTCCCGATTTGGGGCGTTGCAGCTGACTTTGTAGGTGCCTTTAGATTACAGAATTATTAATCAACCTACCAATCTTCAAAGCAATCTAGGATGCAATATGGTTTTGTGATTTAAGATCAAGTGGACGCTTCATTTATTATGTCTTCAAAAAAACATTTTGGGCCTCAATTCGAGATTATCAGATATGGATTCTAACAGTTGCTTCCAATCATGTAGGAGAAATCAAATCAGTGTCACAGAAATCGCTACCATTGTGGTACCTACAAAAAAAGAAGAGACTCCTTCccttaatattgaaatttatctGAAGCTATGCAGTAAATAAATGCCCCATTTTGTGCGTCATAATGGGGGATCACATTCAGAATCTTCTGCACAtgcaaattaaaatcaaaatcaagccaTTGGCCTATCACATTACCATTTttggcccttttttttttggcgtGCAACCACAGTATCCAACTTTTATTGAAAACGCCACatcattagaaaattaaattcccGTATTTATAAAGCTTATgccaaatttt contains these protein-coding regions:
- the LOC100245649 gene encoding MLP-like protein 43; amino-acid sequence: MALTAKVETETEIKAPADKFFKLFRSQAHHLPNICSDKIHKIEVHEGDWETQGSVKHWSYTIGGNSQSIKETVESIDEENRSITFKVLDGEVLKEYKSYKFTAQAIPKGEGSLVIWTIEYEKASEGGPDPHNYLEFAVNITKDIESHLLNA